One stretch of Paenibacillus sp. FSL R5-0341 DNA includes these proteins:
- a CDS encoding GNAT family N-acetyltransferase encodes MDVKQVTLQPITKENELDCIHLKPREDQLDLVASNADSLMHATKEITSKPYGILAEDQMVGFILFDNEIYNDGYYWILRFMIDEKHQGKGYGKLAIQEVIRMLQERSDCQQIRVSHVPHNIAANALYKRCGFQDTGEFEDNGDIILSYQMR; translated from the coding sequence GTGGATGTGAAGCAAGTGACGCTACAACCTATAACCAAAGAAAATGAACTCGATTGCATCCACCTTAAACCGCGGGAAGATCAGCTGGATTTGGTTGCAAGCAATGCGGATTCATTGATGCATGCGACGAAGGAAATTACGTCTAAACCATACGGTATTTTGGCAGAGGATCAGATGGTCGGTTTTATTTTATTTGATAACGAGATCTACAATGACGGGTATTACTGGATTCTCCGCTTCATGATTGATGAGAAGCACCAGGGTAAGGGCTACGGTAAACTGGCTATTCAAGAAGTGATTCGTATGTTGCAAGAGAGAAGTGACTGCCAGCAAATCAGGGTATCCCATGTTCCACATAACATTGCGGCAAATGCGCTGTATAAGCGTTGCGGATTTCAGGACACGGGTGAATTCGAGGACAACGGTGATATCATTTTAAGTTATCAGATGAGGTAA